In Spirosoma pollinicola, the genomic window GGGGGAGTAAAGGGAAGCAAATGACTCCCTTACTCCCCCTCCTCCCTTTACTCCTCGTCTTTCCGATTTGTCTTGCCCAGATAATCCTGCCCCTCTTCGCCCATGCCGGTTGAGTGGTCATCTACTCCCGAAGCGTCCACATCCTCGGTCTGTTCACCGACCAAAAAATCATCTTTCCCGCTGGGTTGATCCACGCCGGGGTCTGGTTGTTCACGGTTTTCCATAACGTGTTGTTGATTTTGTTTACCATACAACCCAGAACGAACCGGAGGGTTTAATCAATGTCAAGGCTTTAAATACCAGGCGGACTCCGCGGCAACCCGAATACGCACTTGCTGGCCCACTTGCATATCGCTGCGCGTGGTCAGCAAACGCAGGCACACATAGCGCGAAAGTTCGACCTCCAGTTCGTAATGACTCCCTTTAAAAAATAAGGCTCGTATAGTGCCGGTTGCCCCTGTTTCGTCAAGGTGAATCTGTTCCGGTCGTAGACAAACCAGTTCATTCGGATTGTTCGTGTCGGGCAGGTGCAGCGTGGGCAGGTGTTTGGCTTTTAGAATATTGACCGGACCCGTCATACGGGCAGCATATGCTGTCGTGGGCCGACGATACACGTCGACCGGTGACCCGATCTGTATCAATTTTCCATCGCGCATAATACCCAGAGAATCAGCAATGGAAAGCGCATCGGTAGCATCGTGTGTAACAATAATACAGGAAGTCTGGCCAGACCCACCATTATCCTGACGAACCATGTCAAACAATAAATCGCGAACGATAAGCCGGTTAGGCAGGTCGAGATGGCTGAATGGCTCGTCTAACAACAAGATAGCGGGTTTATCGGCGATAGCGCGGGCAATGGCTGTCCGTTGCTTTTCGCCCCCCGACACCTGACGGGGTATCCGATCCTGCACGTCGGTCAGTCGGCAAAGTTTCAGCAACTGATCGACCCGATACTCCCGGTAGCTTTTCTCGAAAAACCGGAGGGCATATTTGATATTCTCCCGCACCGACACGTTTGGCATAAGCTGGTATTCCTGATGCACCAGCCGAATATTGGCATGGCCCGGCACCAGCACTTCCGATGGCCCTACTACCCGCTCGTTATTGAGTCTTACCTCGCCCGCATCGGCATCAGCCAGGCCTGCCAACAGATTCAACAGGGTACTTTTCCCCGAACCGCTGGCGCCTACGAGTGCCATGATCCGGCCGGGTTCGAGTGACAATGAAACATGCCGTACCGCCTGAACATCGCGATAGGTTTTGGTGAGTTTTGTTGCTGTGAGCATGTAGCACCGACCGTCCCGGTCGGCCGTTTAATCGTATATATCAGCCGACCGGGACGGTCGGTGCTACGTTAAAAAATGAAATTCGTACTCAGGAATGTTGATTTATGATGGCCCACAATGTCATTCAGAATGGCTTTGTTGGCATCAGACTCTTTGGTTGCCACTGCCGACCGGATCGAGAATGAACGAAGTGCGTCTTCGACCGAAAGCGTGCCTTCGGCAGAATCCTTGCGGCCTGTAAATGGAAACGTATCGGGGCCGCGCTGGCACTGTGCATTAATATTAACACGACTAACCAGGTTTACCAGTGGGTCGATGAGCTGGGCTATTTTGGCCGAATCTGTACCGAAAATACTTGCCTGCATGCCATGATCGTCGGTAATCAGGTATTCGATAAATTCTTCGACATCATCGTAAACAACTACCGGAATAACCGGCCCAAACTGTTCCTCACGATAGAGTCTCATGCCTTCTTTGACCGGAGACACCACCGCCGGATAAAACAGCGATGCTACCGTAGCGCCCCCATTTTCGTTAACAATAGACGCGCCCCCCGCTTCGGCATCGGCAATGATATCGGACAGGTATTGCGTCTTGGTGAGTTCAGGCAGCGGTGTAATCTGCACACCGCTATCCCAGGGCATACCGGGTTTCAGCTTGCTGACTTCGGGGCCAAACCGTTTCAGAAATTCATCAGCAATGGATCGGTGCGCCCAAATGATTTTGATAGCGGTGCATCGTTGACCATTAAACGACAGCGTACCCAGCAGACACTCTTTCACAGCCACATCGAGGTCTGCATCGGGCAGAATAATGGCCGCGTTTTTAGCGTCAAGGCTCATGATTGAGCGTAGCCGGTTGAGCTTTGGGTGTTGCCGTTGCAGTTCGTCGGCTACGCGGCTGGAGCCAATGAGCGTCAGCACATTTACCTTACCCGATTGCATAACCGGTGGAATTACATTGGCACCCCGTCCATACAGTGAGTTAACAACGCCCTTCGGAAAACTGGTGCGGAAGGCTTCAAGCAGTGGATAGTGCAGCAGAGAGCCATGTTTAGGGGTTTTAAACAAAATGGTATTACCCATTAAAATGGCCGGAATAAGCGTTGTGTAGGTTTCGTTAAGCGGATAATTAAACGGGCCCATCGCCAGCACAACACCCAGTGGCGACCGACGAATTTGCCCGATAATACCTTCATCAATCCGAAACCTTGACGAGTTCCGATCCATTGTTTTAAGGGTATCAATGGTATCGTAGATGTAGGTTACCGTTCGGTCGAACTCCTTTGTCGCATCGGCCAGATTTTTCCCGATCTCCCACATAATCAGGTTCACAACCAGCTTTTTCTGTTCCAGCATCTTCCCAACGAAGGTATCCATGCACTTTATACGGTCGGCAACGGCCATTTGCGGCCACTCACCACGACCATTGTCGTAGGCCGCAACAGCAGCCTCTAAAGCTTCCATTGCTTCGGCAGGGCCCGTTACGGGAAAGCTGCCAACCAGTTTGCGCTGTAGTTTACCGTCTGCATCCGGAAAGCAAACAGGGGAATAAACGTCTGAAACGGCTCCATCCCACTGGCGCATTTCGCCATTGAGCAGGTACTCGCGCTGGTGAATGGGTTCGATGCGGTAGTCGGCTGGAACCTGGTTCTCTGAGGGAAAAAGCTGTGTAAGTTCTAAGGTAGTCATTGCAGAGGGACAAATTAGAAAAGAAACGCTGGCAAACGTCGCCATTCGACCGGCTAAATCCAACCCGACAGAAAACAAAATTGTCTGATTCGCCTAACCAGCCGGTCTATAAATTCGTCACTTATTATCCCTGTCAGCCGAATAGCGTCTTTCCCATTTAATCAGTTTTATAAGCATTTACGGCGCTTGCGAGTTGAACTCTTGAATATTCACTAATTAAACAAACATCATGGGAAACTTACTTTACACCATTGCGGTGATTCTGATCATTATCTGGCTTCTTGGCTTCTTGGGCGTTTTAGGCACAGGCATCGCTTCCAGCGGCCTGATTCACGTCTTGTTGGTGATCGCTGTTATTGCTATTATCCTGCGTTTGATACAAGGTCGTGGTGTATGAGTTATCTGGTAGCTTAACGAATTAACAGTAAGAAAGCCCCTAACAACTGTAAAGTCGTTAGGGGCTTTTGACGTTATCAGGCAGTCTCTCCTGCTGACAAAACAACGTGTACTTTCTGTCTTTATGGTACGTTTATAAATGCAAGTTTATCATCTAAGCAAACCAGTTTGATATCAAACTTCATTCTATGATTCGGGGCAACTGTCTCAGGATCGTCGAGCAACCGTTTAAAGGAATGAACGGTAGGGTTATTGCCTGTTTCTCCGGGCAACAGAGTTAGCAGGTTAGCCCAGGTAACCCAATGGATAAAATAATCATGAACGGGTAAAATGATTGGCTCCATATGCCCAAAAACGGAGTACTCCTTATAAGCATAAGCTAACTTTTGGGCCATGTGGGCCCGGCATCTGAAGCTGAATAATTGGTTCTGTTCAGTTGTAAGAATGGATTGTTCTGAGAACCAGTTTGTAATGTCCTTTAGGGAATAGTACACTCCATCTGACGTTATATATCGAATCATATGCTTTTGGCTTAAAACAGAACATAGAGCGCTGACGCGTAAGCTCAACTTGTAGAGCTTTATTAATTTGCAGCGGCTATGTAGAACTGGCGAACTTTGTCGCGAGATCGTTTCAGACGCATTTTTACAGCACTTTCTTTCAAGTTAAATTGATTGGCAATCTGTTGAATATCGAGCCCTTGCTGGTATTTCATTCGCAGCAAGGTCGATTCCTGAGGGGTCATGCTTTCCAATGCCCTGGTGAGATACTGTACCCGTTCTTCATCAGGCTCGTTGGAATCAGTATATTGATTAATCACATTATCTTCCAGCGTAGTCATCAACAACCGATTGGACACCTTGATCTGATCCATACAGTAGTTGAAG contains:
- a CDS encoding ABC transporter ATP-binding protein; protein product: MLTATKLTKTYRDVQAVRHVSLSLEPGRIMALVGASGSGKSTLLNLLAGLADADAGEVRLNNERVVGPSEVLVPGHANIRLVHQEYQLMPNVSVRENIKYALRFFEKSYREYRVDQLLKLCRLTDVQDRIPRQVSGGEKQRTAIARAIADKPAILLLDEPFSHLDLPNRLIVRDLLFDMVRQDNGGSGQTSCIIVTHDATDALSIADSLGIMRDGKLIQIGSPVDVYRRPTTAYAARMTGPVNILKAKHLPTLHLPDTNNPNELVCLRPEQIHLDETGATGTIRALFFKGSHYELEVELSRYVCLRLLTTRSDMQVGQQVRIRVAAESAWYLKP
- a CDS encoding NADP-dependent glyceraldehyde-3-phosphate dehydrogenase; this encodes MTTLELTQLFPSENQVPADYRIEPIHQREYLLNGEMRQWDGAVSDVYSPVCFPDADGKLQRKLVGSFPVTGPAEAMEALEAAVAAYDNGRGEWPQMAVADRIKCMDTFVGKMLEQKKLVVNLIMWEIGKNLADATKEFDRTVTYIYDTIDTLKTMDRNSSRFRIDEGIIGQIRRSPLGVVLAMGPFNYPLNETYTTLIPAILMGNTILFKTPKHGSLLHYPLLEAFRTSFPKGVVNSLYGRGANVIPPVMQSGKVNVLTLIGSSRVADELQRQHPKLNRLRSIMSLDAKNAAIILPDADLDVAVKECLLGTLSFNGQRCTAIKIIWAHRSIADEFLKRFGPEVSKLKPGMPWDSGVQITPLPELTKTQYLSDIIADAEAGGASIVNENGGATVASLFYPAVVSPVKEGMRLYREEQFGPVIPVVVYDDVEEFIEYLITDDHGMQASIFGTDSAKIAQLIDPLVNLVSRVNINAQCQRGPDTFPFTGRKDSAEGTLSVEDALRSFSIRSAVATKESDANKAILNDIVGHHKSTFLSTNFIF
- a CDS encoding lmo0937 family membrane protein, whose amino-acid sequence is MGNLLYTIAVILIIIWLLGFLGVLGTGIASSGLIHVLLVIAVIAIILRLIQGRGV
- a CDS encoding RNA polymerase sigma factor; translated protein: MKVQLNDEELIRQHLKTNPNVCFEALYNRYVGKVYKRCLSLTKDVEKAEDFTHDIFIRAFARLDRFQERSTFSTWLYSISFNYCMDQIKVSNRLLMTTLEDNVINQYTDSNEPDEERVQYLTRALESMTPQESTLLRMKYQQGLDIQQIANQFNLKESAVKMRLKRSRDKVRQFYIAAAN